The window TTTGGAAGTATTGGTGCAAAATAGACTTAATGGCGGCAAGTTCATAAATGGAATTACTAGTGAGAACAATGTCGTTAACATAGACTAAAAGGATAGAAATTTGATCACCAATGAATTTAACAAATAGACTATAATCAGATGAGGTTTGCTGATATCCATGAGatagcaaaagatgagaaagGTTGTCATACTACATACGACCAGATTGTCGTAAACCATACAGTGACTTTAGTAGCTTACAGCATTGATTCGATTGAGGAGATTTAAATTCGGGTGGCAGAGTCATATAAACGTCCTCAGAAAGATCccatgtaagaaagcattattgacatccaaCTGATGTATGGGCCAATGTTTCATAGAGGCCAATGGCAAAACTAATCTGATGGTGGCGGACTTGACAACAGGGGAGAAAGTTTTCAAGAAATCAACACCTTCAGTTTGAGTGAACTCTTTAGCCATAAGGCGTGCTTTATATCGATCAACTGAACCATCAAGCTTACGTTTGATGTGATAAACCCATTTACAGCCAACTGGCTTAACCCCTGCAGGGCAATCAATAAGACGCCAAGTTTTGTTCAGCTCAAGAGCATCCAACTCATCTTTCATAGCACTACGCCAATTAGAGTGTTGATTGGCGTCCTTAAAAGACTTTGGCTCAATGTCAGAATATAGAGATAAAAGAAACTTTTTatgtgaagatgaaagagaagaaaaagacatgactgaaaataaaagatACTTGCACTTTGAGGGAGATTGATTTGTAGAGATGAGAGAGGAATTACACAAGTAATCAGAGAGATATGCTGGAGGTCGGTGAGGCTGGTCGGAATAACGAGAATGGAGTTGCTCAGGTGGTGAAAAAGGTGACGGGGGATGAGAAGGTGATGGTGGACTGGTGTCTAGTGCGGAAGGAGAGATGGGTGTGTGTGTTGAAAGTGATTCGGTGGTCATGGGTTCAACTTGGTTAGGAAACGATAGTGAGGAAGAAAGAGAGGTTGttggagaaaataaagaattagatgGAGTTGGGTCAATGGGTATAGGTGAGGGTTCAACTGGAAGACTAACTGAATCTTATTTTTGAGAAGGTGTGTTTCGCAATGTTGGGCTGAGTGTATGAAATTGGACATTTTTGGTGACTAAGGGCAAGATCATTTCATAAAAAATCATGTTTCtagaaatctcaattcttttatcttctaaaacataaacaatatatcctttaaaaccatgttgaaagccaataaatacagcatttttggctcttggatcaaattttgatctGTTTGCCATTagtgtagaaacaaaacataagcatccaaaaactttaaggtcatgataatttggtggatgattgaataaaatctcaaatggtgttttaaaattaattgcggaTGATAGAATTCTGTTAAGTAAATAAACAGCATGTCTAAcagcataagaccaaaaagatgatggtaaattagattgaaacataagagcacgagctatattcaaaatatgttgatGCCTGCGTTCTACCCTTTCATTTTGTTGAGGAATTTCAACACAACTACGTTGATGAATAATGccctttgaagcataaaaataatgtaaaataaattcTGGTCTATATCGGAACGAATAgttttgactttggagttgaattgtgtttcaactaaagtaataaaaatttttatatgatttttaacTTCTctttttgattttaataaaataacccatgtaaagcggctaaaatcatcaacaatagtaaaaaaatatttatgattatgaatagaattttgtcaaaatggaccccaaatatcaaaatgtaataaatcaaaacttgcattgGCTTTGTTAAAACCTTGAGAAAATGGaagtttcttttgcttagaaagatGACAAATGTCACAAGCCTCGTCATGATGCATATAGATAAAAGGAAATTGTTTATGTAAATGATTAAGTCTTTGTCCAGAAAGGTATCCTAAACAAAAATGCCATATATTTGAAGGTGTAATGGATGGAGATTGGATGGAATTTATGGAGTGTGTAGTGGATGGATTTTTACCGAAATTGGGTCAAAGACATATAATCCCTCTCTCATTCTGACCAAATCAATCGTCCCCAAATTGTTGCTCTGtagagtgcaagaagaagatgaaaaagtgagttcACATATGAGTGCTGAAGTAATTTTTGAGACAGAGATAATATTAAGGTTGAAATGAGGTAAATAAAGAATATCATGAAGAACCAAGGATGGTGAAAATTGAACGATGCCTTTATAAGAAACAGTAGTTTGAGAACCATTTGGTAAATGAACAATAATAGGAGAAATTTGTGtgtaagaaataaaccaagaTAAATTTGATGCAATGTGATATGTGGCACCAGAATCAATGATCCAAGTATTCAAGAATGAATCTCAATTTGAAAAATTGTTAACAGTAGAAAAAGTAttgaaagaacaaaaataatgagTAGTTGGAATTGACAAAAGCTCAAGTTGGTTTGAAGGACGAGCTTCTTTATTGGAAGGAAGTGCCATGAAAGAAAAGTGCTGGGCTGACGAAAGGTCCAAAAGAGCCTCCGGATGAAGTTGCTAGTGTACTCTTTCTCCTTGATCTAGGACAGAGTACGGAGGTTGATTATTTATAGTGGGAGGAGAGGTTGAAGGTGTTTTAAAATCTGAATTGGTTGATTTACCCATGGATATCAGCAGAGCTCAAGAAGagcgctctgataccataataaaacGGAAAGAGTACATAAAGAATACGCAAAGATAATATAAttgtgaaagaataatgaaagaaaagaaaagatgaagaaattttattgattgttgattgataggaaaattgtaaactatgaaggaaaaactaagtatatatagagcattggcctatgaaagataaaagcaaataaagataagataaagataaagataagataaagataagataagataaaaactaaaattataattgaatttgtgtattctgttgggctgaatttgtgggccgtgagACGTCTTGTTGTgatgggtgatgagcggataatttatacgctttttggcattgtttttagtatgtttttagtaggatctagttacttttagggatgtttttattagtttttatgttaaattcatatttctggactttactatgagtttgtgtgtttttctgtgatttcaggtattttctggctgaaattgagggacttgagcaaaaatcagattcagaggttgaagaaggactgctgatgctgttggattctgacctccctgcactcaaagtggattttctggagctacataactcaaaatagcgtgcttccaattgcgttggaaagtagacatatagagctttccagcaatatataatagtccatactttgaccgagtttagacgacacaaaagggcattgaacgccagttctgcgctgcagtctggagttaaacgccagaaacacgtcacaagccagagttgaacgccagaaacacgttacaaactggcgttcaactccaagaatgacctctccacgtgtaaacttcaagctcagcccaagcacacaccaagtgggccccggaagtggatttatgcatcaattacttacttctgtaaaccatagtagctagtttagtataaataggactttttactattgtattagtcgtctttttgaccatcttatgattttttagttcatctttggatcatattgatcacgtttgggggctggccattcggccatgcctgaaccttcatcacttatgtattttcaacagtagagtttctacactccatagattaaggtgtggagctctgctgttcctcatgaattaatgcaaagtactactgtttttctattcacttcaacttattccgcttctaagatattcattcgcacttcaacatgaatgtgatgaacgtgacaatcatcatcattccctatgaacgcgtgcctgacaaccacttctgttctaccttcgattgaatggatgtctcttggatctcttaatcagaatcttcgtggtataagttagattgatggcggcattcatgagagtccggaaaatctaaaccttgtctgtggtattccgagtaggattcaaggattgaatgactgtgacgagcttcaaactcgcgagtgctgggcgtagtgacagacgcaaaaggatagtaaatcctattccagtatgatcgagaacctccagatgattagccatgccatgacagagcatttggaccattttcacagagaggatgggatgtagccattgacaacggtgatgcccttacataaagctagccatggaagggagtaggattGATCGGATGAAGACGGcaggaaaagcagagattcagaggaacgaaagcatctctatacgcttatctgaaattctcaccaatgaattacataagtatttctatctttactttctgtttatttattattattattcgaaaactccataaccatttgatatccgcctgactgagatttacaaggtgaccatagcttgcttcaagccgaaaatctccgtgggatcgacccttactcacgtaaggttttattacttggacgacccagtgcacttgctggttagttgtgcgaagttgtgaagttatgcttggaccatggtattgtgcaccagtttgttggcgcCATTACCATGGAGAGAACGAacacaaattttacaacctcagagtaacaatttcgcataccaatgggctaaggtggaagagtagtttaatagaaaaaaaattaattttataatatatgagACTAAACCAAATATTTTAGggagttaaattaaaatttttatataatttataaagaaaaatagagaTTTAGGGGGCATTGCCCTCTTTTCTTGATATGAGGCTCGGTCTCTGCCCTTTTATTATCATCACcaccatcattatcatcatctttttctttttcgttaaaTATCACACAGTTAGTTTGATGATTTATTTAGTTGTAAATGACACGGCTAAAAAATTTCGCAGTCGAAAAAATTTTCTATGCCGcggttaaaaaattttggtactattttttgaaaaattgcacaattcaaaattcttattttatttaaaatttttgtttcactcttttaataagaatatgtgtcatagttaaaaaatttcaatgtcaaaattaaaaaacttatTGTGTCACGGTTAAAAATttcgatgttatttttttaaattttgtataacTCAAAAATCctcatcctcttctttttcatcatcatcatcattcttcttcatcttttcttgttcatcttcttctttttcttttacattctcataattcttcttatttgatcatcttaacaagaataaaaataagaaaaaaataaaaaattaaacaaaaaaaaaaagaaacactaCAAAACTACTAGGAagagaatgagaaaaaaaatgcagcagcaataaaaaaaatgaggatgaagaggaaatatatgaaaaagaagaaggaacgcaAAGGAGAAGGTATTCATATTAAAGAGCGCAGGATATCTATTAGTGGGGAGTAGGAGCACGTCTAACATGCTCTCACTAATGAACCTGATTTTATTGGGTTTGAGCCAACTTAATTAGATTTAAATGCaaaaaaacctttgatatatagcaaaattgtaaaaaataatgATTAACTATTTAGTAAGAATAAAACAAATTTGATGGTAATTAGTGGTTAAGAGAAGGGGTTGAATTTTGGCCTTCCTTTTTGTTGCCTTGTAACCTTGCTTTCTTAAGATAGATACAGGAGAGATTTTGAGTTTTGTCTCCTGATATGAGATGAGCTAGAGCACAATAATTTGTTGGAACAAATATAGTGAGATGCCGTTAAGTTAAGCAATCAtgagatattttaattttgtctcctaATACACAGAACCATAAACAGAGAAGATGGTAGGGAGTGATACACAGATATATCATGATTTGGTTACTTAGTGCAATGTAACCTACATCCattctccatcacaacaatgatgaaattttactatcttttcaatagtttacatacaccaattctctcTAGGATCTACCTCaatcctatccgggacaagtgcagattttaacccaaacTGAACTTGACTAAGACTCACCCTAACTTTTAACAGCAAAGTGCTAATCCAACTTGTAAAAAAATTCTCTCAGGATCATGACATAAAACAGAAAAACTTACAAAGAATTTCTGAGATAACTATGGTTTTTCTCCAAGTCTAGCTCAttgccttttttcactcattggctttttcttacaaacctcaccatgtttgccttttttccaATGAAACTCAGACAGACTAAACtgagaaaaagaattaaaaaataaaaaacatgaaaGAGAAGAACAAGAACAGCTCAGGGAGCTATAAAAATCAAAACAAGTGTTCTTTCTCTCTTGCTCAATCCTTGGCCATTCACCCCCTATTATAGAGGAGTGAAGCTTCCAAGATTTGAACCAAGTTCAACACTTAAGTTGTCTTCTTCTCCATCATCAGAACTAGTAGCGACGTGGTcagaggtgagagagagagagagagagagagagcagaaGCAGTGACATGTAAACTTACCTTTCTCTCTCAACCTTTTTCTTCAAGAACCTTAAATCTGAGGCGTTGAGTTTTGCTTTGGCCCTAAGTTTGTTTCTTGACCGTGGATTCCCAGCAGAGCACCATTGACTTCACCTTTTTCATAGTTTAGAATGGTGCTTGTATAGAGTTGATTTTTTCACGGTTTCTTAGTGATTCACAAATGGAAAAATCAGCTTTTGGGATACTCTTATTCGGATAGGATTTATCCCTTTGTTGTAtcccttcttccttttcttcttgcttaaaattaaaaacaatttttttgtttttctttttgctcTTGCTTTTGATCTATCCACTTTCTTCTTTCTTAGTTCAGGAATTTGATTTGAGAAGGgtggaagagagagaagagagagtatgTATTTGGTAGAAGTGAAAGAAgatttaattgaaatttaatttgctTGTTCGGTTAGTGATTAGGATGAAGACAGATAGGTTTAAGTGTGGTCACCGAATTGAACTTGGATTGGGCCAATTTATCTTTGTTTCTTTCACTTGGTTCAGCCGTCCAGCCTTCTTGGATCAAGATTGGAGTGAATGTAGTGGTACAACTGAATTGGTATAGGGTCAGAGAGTGTGTGTGTGGGCTTTGATCATTTGTTTTTTGGGCCTGTTTTATTTTATGCACATTAAATCAAACCAATCACACAAACAATTGATAATTAAcccaataatgtttagtcatcatctTTATCACCGTTTATTTTACTAAACTCAACACAATTCATTAACAACAATCACATTTGAACTCATCTTTAAGTGTGTGTTTGAATTGACGTTTgtcaaattgaaatttgaatgaaagtgattttataaaattgattttgtgctTATTTGGATGccattaagttgataaaaaatatttttttcaatgaaaaaagatcttttttattttttaaagtatttgGCAAATTTatagtaataaaagtaaaagtactacaaaaataaaaatatctttttttaaaaaaatttacataataaataaataaaaaatatttttatattgttgtacccaaacataattgatagataaaaagatctttttacatgagatattcaaatataaaattacttctacttttctaaaagatcttttagaaaaagataatttgaaaaaagatcttttcttaaaagctcGTCGAAACAAGCTCAATTTGGGTAGGAGTGAGTTTGTgtcaacatgatttatgtttggataatattaattaaaatcactgAGATAGATAATTACTAAAATGGACATCGTGAgattaaattataatgttattcttctaatcatgtttaaatttatttgatttttttttggtatttttttatgTAGTATTTTTTTCTAGTACTCTTggtactcttttttagtatgctataatttattattattatttatttgatttactttACCTAATGAGATCAATAAATcattttataaaaagataataacaaatataatacACAATTATAAAAGTTTACAATATTAAACCAAACAAaagttaacaaaaaattaaaaataataaataataaaaaagagaactcatataaaaaaataataaaaatttcataaatgaaacaaTAATATGTATGAATGATAGGATTGATAGAAAAGAATGAAAGATTTAGAGTTAATGGTTAAATGCTGGTTAGTGAACACAAAAGctaataatttatatttcatGTAAATGTgggtttgaaaacaaaattccatctatattcacaagaaaaaaaaatatccaaaccaAAAATTAAAGCGTTGAAACAACTTAAACGTGCTTTTCACCTCTCCAAAGCTAAAACAAACACACCTTAAGTAATTAAACGTCTATAGCTGTTGCTTCTTCTTTTCACAGACTCTCTTATTTAGTTTCTGTTCGAGGCCTGGCATTCAGAACCCTAATAGGCCTAAATATAACCCGGTCTAGGCACCCCCTGTTATCTTAACCACCCGAAAAAATCTCCACATATAACCACCTTTTAAATCCTAAGAGGTGGGCCTTCCTTACAAGATAAGATAACTCACAACAATATAAAAAAGGGAGTCCCTCTACTCTCCTAGGTATGATCTAATTCTACCATAACACTCAAACCCTACATCATTAAGTCTCTGACTTGgtcgtcggagtgtctttgcaggtaccttcCCTCCAGTCGCTCTTGAGGTTCGATCACACCATCCGCCAAGACCGACGAGTTTTTGATCCATCTCATCAAATCATCTAAGATCATCCTTGAACATTAGCGCCATCTGTGGGGACTGTCAAGATCCCGAAAGCATGGCAGACGTCCATGAGGAGCCACCCAACCAAAATCCAGAACCTAACCACCAACAGCCTGATCATCCTGAACCTCAAAACCATGGTGACCCCGTAGACCATGGGAAGATGGCCAGCATGGTCCACAACCACGCGATACGCAATCAACCTAGACAGCAGTCACGAGAAGAAGATCACTGGTCTAACTGAAGCAGGCCATTCGGCGGCCTAGGAGAGGATACAAACTGCATAATCTAGGAGCTTTGCCATCGAGTTTAAACCCTAGAAGGTAGGATCGCCAGAAGCAAACGCTACCAACCAAAGTACATAGGCGAAGCGGTCTCTCAAATCGCCTCCAGAAGGGAGCACGGAGCTCAAACCCCAGTTCGACATCATGAGGGGAATAGGAATCATAGTCGATCCCGAGATTTTGACTGAGAGTACCATGAAAGAAAGACACCAGAGGGACTCCAAGCAGAGGCGACACGAATGCGTGGTAATGGGAGCAACCCCATTcaccgaaaaaaaaaatcctaagtgAAAGGTTACCGAAAGGGTTCGACAAGCCAACTGACATAAAGTATGACGGCACCAAAGACCCACAAGAGCACATAACGTCCTTTGAGGTCAGGATGAACATGAAAGAAGCATTCGACGCTGTCCAATACTGGGCCTTCTCAGTAACCTGAGTTGTCCGGCCATCAAGTGGTTCAATGCACTCCCGAACGGTTCGATATCATGCTTTGACGACATCTCCCAAAAATTCCTGGTAGAAATCACCACATGCATAGCCAAAGCAAAGCACCTGATTAGCCTACCAGGCATAACAGAACGCCTAGAAGAGTCCACCAGAAAGTACTTAGAGAAATTCAATGATGAGTGCCTAACCATCAATGATTTAATGAACGCAGTAGCTAGCCTATGCCCAACTAACGAGATCATGAATGAGGACTTCAGGAAACACCTCACAACTAAACCAATTTGGACGATGCACGAAATCCAGAATGTGGCAAGAGAGTATATAAATGATGAAGAAATGAGCCAAATTATGGCAGGCAATAAATGGCACCATGGTACAAACCAACCCCCCACCAAAAGAACCAAACAAAGATCATCTAAGAATCCCCATCCACAATCGAACACTAAGGGTGGGAAAATTCACCAATTACACTCTCTACCGGCCCCAATCACCGAAATTTACCACCAAATAGCAGAAAGGGGCATGCTCCCCAAAGCCAGACAACTAAAAAAATGCACAGGTGGCAACAAAAGCTTGTAATATGATTATCACATAGGATACAGTCATAGTACCCAAGACTATTTCGACCTTAAGGACCCACTCGAATAAGCCATCCAAGACGGTAAACTCCCCAAGTTCTCCAAGGTCATTCGAGAGTCCCGAAGGACAGAAAGAGAAAAATCCCTAAAACGCGAAGGGTGAAACCCGAGGGGTGTAAACATCGTCTACCGAGAAAGCTTAGAGGCCGATCCAACCATAGTATTAAATGTCATCACAGGAAAGAACGTTCCCAAGAAATCCAAATCCGCATTGAAAAAGGACTTCTGGGTAAAAAACAAAGAGATCACTCCACATCAACCATGACGTTCTCATTCGACGACTGCCACAACGGCATGGTCAAGGAAGATGCCTCTTTGTCATTTCAGCCAGAGTTGGCATAGGCATAGTTAAATGAATATTAGTAGACACAGGAGCAGACTCAAACATCCTCTTTAGAGGGGACTTCAACAAACTCGGCCTCTAAAACGAGGACTTGCAGAATCACCTTAACAGAGTAATTGAAATTGGGGACAACTTCATTAAACCGGACGGTTCCGTGGTGCTCCCATCACTATTGGAACTGACAGCCAAAAGAAGACTGTGCATTCTGAGTTCGTAGTCTTAAAAGACTCCATAACTTAAAATATCATCCTTGGAAAAAAACTATCAACGACCTCTCTGCCACTATATTCACCAAATTCTTAATCATAAAATACCATGCAGAAGATGGAACCATCGGAACAATCCATGGTGACCGACAAGTTGCAGTAGAATACAACAATGCAAGCTTAGTGCTCTATAAACGGTCTCGTGACACGGCGGGAATCTTCCTCGCCGACCTAGACACGAGGCAAGACGCCCTGCCAAGACCAGAGTTGGAAGGGGACCTAGAGAAACTGCAGATCGAGCACTCCAATGAAGAAGTCACCTACATTAACTGAAACCTCCCCTTTGACTTGAAGGTGCAACTCATAGAGTTGCTAAGGGAGAATAGAAACGTGTTCACTTTCACTCCTGATGATATGCTAGAAATAGATCCAACAATAATGTCCCACTGGCTAGCTGTGGACCCCAAAGCCAAACTGATAATccaaagaagaaggaagatgtcattagaccaggCAAGCGAAGTAGGAAAATAAGTCAAGAGACTGCTCGAAGCTGGTTTCATCCGAGAACTACCCTATACCACTTGGCTAGCGAACGTCGTACTAGTAAAAAAAGCAAATGGCaagtggcgaatgtgcgtcgattacatgGACTTGAataaagcttgtccaaaagacgCCTTTTCCCTACCCAACATCGACGACCTAGTGGATGCCCCATCGGGAAACCAATACCTCAGCTTCATTGATGCATTCTCCGGGTATAACCAGATACCTATGCACAAACCAAATGAGGAGAAAACTACGTTCATCACTTCCGAGGAAACGTATTGCTCTACGGTCATACCGTTCGGTCTAAAAATGTGGGTGCCACATACCAGAGACTCGTAACAAAGGTTTTCAAAGACCTCTCAGGAGCGAAACTAGAggtctacatagacgacatgtTAGCCAAGACGAAAAACGGTGATAAACTCATCAACGACCTTAATCTACAAAATGCACACTCAGAATGCATGGAGGCTGGGAAATTCCTTGGGCTTCATGATCACGCAGCGAATGGTGGAAGCCAACCCGAAAAAAATGCCAAGCCATTCTTAAGATAAGCAGCCTGGCAAACCTCAAAGACGTCCAAAAACTGACCTGGTGGCTGGTTGCGCTTTGCCGCTTCCTCGGAGCTTCGACACAGAAGGCTCTCCTGTTCTTCAAACTCATGAAAAAAGACATAAATTTCCAATGGGAACCAGAGTGCGAAGAAGCCTTCCAACATTTTAAAAGGGCATTAGCGGAACTCCCCCGTCATCTCTAAACCCAAAACGGGGGAAATGTTGTACCTCTACCTATCCATAATGGAAGAGGCTCTGGCCGTAGCATTGATTCGTAAGACGAATAAAAGACTCAACAACCAATATACTTCATAAGCAATGTGTTCCAGAATGCCAAAACACGACCCGACTTGAAAAACTTGCCTACGCCCTGCTAATGGCTTCCCGATGTCTCTGTCTGTACTTTCAGAGCCACCCCATTGCATTTTGAACAAACTAGGCCATCAGACAAGTACTTTAAAAGGCCAAACTTGGCAGGACAAATGCTCGCCTGGTCAGTAGAACTATCCCAATACGAAATATAGCATGATCTCAAAAACGCGATCAAAGTTCAAGCGAAGGCAGATTTCATCACTGAGATGACCCCTAGGGGCGAAACACCCGAGCCATGGAAGTTGCACATCGACGGATCGTCAAACGTCAGCTCTGATGGATTAAGAGTGATATGGGAGAACAAGAATGGAATTTTTATCTAACAGTCAATTTAATACGAATTCTCGATCCCCAATAATCAAGCTGAGTATGAAGCCCTCTTGGCTGGTTTAACGCTAGCCAAGGAAGTCGGAGTAAAAACTCTGAAAGTTTGCAACGACTCTCAAGTCGTGAGTTCCCAGGTAAAAGAAGATTACCAAGCACGCGATCC is drawn from Arachis hypogaea cultivar Tifrunner chromosome 12, arahy.Tifrunner.gnm2.J5K5, whole genome shotgun sequence and contains these coding sequences:
- the LOC140176604 gene encoding uncharacterized mitochondrial protein AtMg00820-like; the encoded protein is MSFSSLSSSHKKFLLSLYSDIEPKSFKDANQHSNWRSAMKDELDALELNKTWRLIDCPAGVKPVGCKWVYHIKRKLDGSVDRYKARLMAKEFTQTEGVDFLKTFSPVVKSATIRLVLPLASMKHWPIHQLDVNNAFLHGIFLRTFI